A single region of the Gossypium arboreum isolate Shixiya-1 chromosome 12, ASM2569848v2, whole genome shotgun sequence genome encodes:
- the LOC108479764 gene encoding golgin candidate 4-like yields the protein MWSSIADLKENLHKIALDVYDDEDEEREIYGSGNGDHSPFFDRRNSHRFAHSKPVSVSPIANGTDSPINSEIERYRAEIKKLQESEAEIKALSFNYAALLKEKEEQISRLNQENGSLKQNLNATNAALSAARSESSKVSSNGINAPKGNGDQSPHQLRKSASLVKNRHGGNQMSNGLTSKHDGREKELADLLEEKNRSLEAVQASHEQQIKQFKMELEKEHDKLVNVQMRLQEEHKQNESFQEELKLLKSEKDKTFTELSKLRSELNGKMVEIRRLQMELNRQEDESADDTQDNLKRAISTLEKENTRLKMEKNELEAALESSRKSLTGKIDPNASETLKLDSSGSSSGMKEMELSLQQMEKDLKETCRERDKALQELNRLKQHLLEKESEESEKMDEDSKIIEELRESNEYQRAQIARFEKALKLAMAGQEEAKMTNNNELQKSKEIIDDLNKKLANCMRTIDAKNVELLNLQTALGQYYAEIEAKEHLERDLALAREESSRLSGLLKDADQQAELSKREKEEILAKLSQTERMLAEGKARVNKLEEDNSKLRRALEHSMTRLNRMSMDSDYLVDRRIVIKLLVTYFQRNHSKEVLELMVRMLGFSDEDKQRIGIAQQGTGKGVVRGVLGLPGRLVGGILGGGSADVPASIAPDNQSIADLWVDFLLKETEEREKRAEGASKSNEDLNGRNPNATGPTTSASDQTTGGSGFSRSSFSPSPTPSVGNLRQYEHSDSEFSTVPLTTSEGSGRLSRLLPKY from the exons ATGTGGAGTTCGATTGCGGATTTGAAAGAGAATTTGCATAAGATCGCGCTTGATGTATACGACGATGAGGACGAAGAACGCGAGATCTACGGTTCAGGGAATGGAGATCATTCGCCATTCTTCGATAGAAGGAACTCTCATAGGTTTGCCCATTCAAAGCCCGTTTCAGTCTCTCCGATCGCTAATGGAACCGATTCGCCGATTAATTCTGAG ATTGAAAGATACAGAGCAGAAATTAAGAAGCTTCAGGAATCCGAGGCAGAAATTAAGGCTTTATCATTCAATTATGCtgctttattaaaagaaaaagag GAGCAAATTTCGAGGCTGAACCAAGAGAATGGCTCATTGAAACAAAATTTGAATGCGACAAATGCAGCTCTGAGTGCAGCTAGAAGCGAAAGTTCCAAAGTATCTAGTAATGGAATTAATGCACCCAAG GGAAATGGTGATCAGTCACCACACCAACTGCGTAAGTCGGCAAGTCTAGTAAAAAATCGTCATGGTGGAAACCAAATGTCCAATGGTCTTACCTCTAAACATGATGGAAGAGAAAAG GAGCTTGCAGATTTGCTGGAAGAGAAAAATAGGTCCCTGGAGGCAGTTCAAGCTAGTCATGAACAACAAATAAAGCAATTCAAGATGGAACTTGAAAAAGAGCATGATAAACTAGTGAATGTACAGATGAGATTGCAAG AGGAGCACAAGCAGAATGAGTCTTTTCAGGAGGAGCTTAAGTTACTGAAGTCAGAGAAGGATAAA ACGTTCACTGAGTTGAGCAAATTACGCAGTGAATTGAATGgaaaaatggtagaaataagaCGATTGCAAATGGAGTTGAATAGACAGGAGGATGAAAGTGCAGATGATACACAGGATAATTTGAAAAGAGCTATTTCCACCTTGGAGAAAGAGAACACTCGTCTAAAG atggagaagaatgaacTTGAAGCTGCCCTGGAAAGTAGCAGGAAATCTTTAACTGGCAAGATCGATCCCAATGCTTCAGAGACTCTG AAGTTAGATTCATCAGGAAGTTCTTCCGGGATGAAAGAAATGGAACTATCACTGCAGCAAATGGAAAAGGATCTGAAAGAAACCTGCCGTGAAAGGGATAAGGCTTTACAAGAATTAAATCGTCTTAAGCAACATTTGTTAGAAAAG GAATCTGAAGAATCAGAAAAAATGGATGAAGACAGCAAAATTATTGAAGAACTTCGTGAGAGCAATGAATATCAAAGAGCTCAAATTGCACGATTCGAGAAAGCCCTGAAGCTGGCAATGGCAGGTCAGGAGGAAGCTAAGATGACAAACAACAACGAACTTCAGAAGTCTAAGGAAATCATAGATGATCTTAATAAGAAACTTGCAAACTGCATGAGAACAATAGATGCAAAAAATGTTGAACTACTAAATCTTCAAACTGCTCTCGGTCAGTACTATGCTGAAATTGAAGCTAAG GAGCATTTGGAGCGAGATTTGGCTCTAGCTAGAGAAGAATCCTCTAGACTTTCTGGTCTTCTGAAA GATGCAGATCAACAAGCAGAATTATCAAAAAGGGAAAAGGAAGAAATTCTGGCAAAGCTTTCGCAAACTGAAAGAATGTTAGCAGAAGGGAAAGCAAGAGTAAACAAGCTTGAGGAAGATAACAGTAAGCTAAGGCGTGCTCTTGAGCATAGCATGACAAGGCTTAACAGAATGTCGATGGACTCTGATTATCTTGTTGACAG GCGTATTGTGATCAAACTACTTGTGACCTACTTCCAGAGAAACCACAGCAAAGAG GTTTTGGAACTTATGGTTCGGATGCTGGGATTCTCAGATGAAGACAAGCAGCGGATAGGTATTGCTCAACAAGGTACTGGCAAAGGTGTTGTTCGGGGTGTTTTGGGTCTACCTGGTCGTTTGGTTGGTGGCATCTTGGGTGGAGGTTCGGCTGATGTACCTGCAAGTATAGCCCCTGATAATCAG TCAATTGCAGATCTTTGGGTTGATTTTCTACTCAAGGAAACCGAAGAACGAGAAAAGAGGGCGGAAGGTGCTAGTAAATCCAATGAAGACCTTAATGGAAGAAATCCAAATGCTACAGGACCTACTACATCTGCGTCTGACCAAACAACTGGCGGTTCTGGTTTCTCTAGGTCTAGTTTCTCTCCGAGCCCCACACCCTCAGTAGGAAATCTTCGGCAGTATGAACATTCAGATTCTGAATTCTCGACCGTTCCTCTCACGACATCGGAAGGTAGTGGTCGTTTATCGAGATTACTACCGAAATACTGA
- the LOC108477559 gene encoding RING-H2 finger protein ATL67-like, whose product MATPPLSSPTYLTTNLGVGYAIVVALGFLLLLSTLLLASYICFRSSSPLPPRAISPNPISTPTAANSDGIVLPRIVFIGEEDHENDEENVVVFGLDRAVINSYPKFRFSKKEVSTAVEVTGSSAGNTICSICLCEYRESEMLRMMPECRHCFHVTCIDAWLKLNGSCPVCRNSPLPTPISTPLSEVIPLSQYDADRRWW is encoded by the coding sequence ATGGCAACCCCTCCCCTTTCATCCCCTACTTATCTCACCACCAATTTAGGCGTCGGCTACGCCATCGTCGTCGCCCTCggcttcctcctcctcctctccactCTCCTCCTCGCTTCCTACATTTGCTTCCGCTCTTCCTCACCCCTTCCACCTCGTGCCATTTCCCCAAACCCCATTTCAACACCCACCGCCGCCAACTCCGACGGTATCGTCCTCCCCAGGATTGTTTTCATCGGCGAAGAAGACCATGAAAACGACGAGGAAAACGTCGTCGTCTTTGGGCTTGATCGTGCCGTCATAAACTCTTACCCCAAGTTCCGGTTCAGCAAAAAGGAGGTGTCTACGGCGGTGGAGGTGACGGGTTCTAGTGCTGGGAACACCATTTGTTCGATATGTTTGTGTGAGTATAGAGAATCAGAGATGTTGAGGATGATGCCTGAATGTAGGCATTGTTTTCATGTAACTTGTATTGATGCTTGGTTGAAACTTAATGGGTCTTGTCCTGTTTGTCGGAACTCACCGCTTCCGACACCGATTTCTACGCCTTTGTCGGAAGTTATACCTTTGTCTCAGTACGATGCTGATCGGAGGTGGTGGTga